A stretch of the Poseidonibacter parvus genome encodes the following:
- a CDS encoding PAS domain-containing protein, with product MKENQFTILFVDDESDIREEMEMYLRNISKEFYLAENGVEGLKLFKEKKPDLILSDIVMPKMNGLEMSEEIRNICSDVPIILLTGNSDAEFFKKAIDLSIDKYINKPINLKLLNKTINQITKNLNTKLEIKKQATLLEQYKETVDMSSIVSKTDIEGNITYVNEQFCLISGYKDFEILGKKHNLIKHPDMDAKIYTNLWKTIKRDKKPWSGELKNKKKDGTHYWVDTTINPILDHDNNIIEFIALRRDITHEVQMRDYFKNELNITNKQFSSALNISKEYEKAINESTVVSRTDASGKIIYVNDQYIDISGFSKEELIGKTNRIVRHPDNPNKIFEDLWNVITSGQIWHGVLKNQSKNKKPYWINTTIVPITNENKKIIEYMAISNNVTEIFYLHSEIENTQKDVIYKMGQIGETRSQETGNHVKRVANYSKILAKLYGLDDKKVNLLYSASPMHDIGKVGIPDSILNKPGKLNDEEWEIMKTHTQIGKEVLSGSLREVLNAARVVAYEHHEKWDGSGYPRGLEGESIHIFGRITALADVFDALGSNRCYKKTWSDEKIFKLFKEERGKHFEPRLVDLFFENLDMFLNIRNKFKD from the coding sequence ATGAAAGAAAACCAATTTACTATACTATTTGTGGATGATGAATCTGATATTCGAGAAGAAATGGAAATGTACCTTCGTAATATATCAAAAGAGTTTTATCTTGCAGAAAATGGTGTTGAAGGTTTAAAATTATTTAAAGAAAAAAAGCCTGATCTTATTCTTAGCGATATTGTTATGCCTAAAATGAATGGTCTTGAAATGTCTGAGGAGATTAGAAATATTTGTTCTGATGTTCCTATAATTCTTCTTACAGGAAATAGTGATGCCGAATTTTTTAAAAAAGCTATTGATCTTTCTATTGATAAATATATAAATAAACCAATTAATTTAAAACTATTAAATAAAACTATTAATCAAATTACTAAAAACTTAAATACAAAACTAGAAATAAAAAAACAAGCTACTCTTTTAGAACAATATAAAGAAACAGTAGATATGAGCTCAATTGTTTCAAAAACAGATATAGAAGGAAACATTACTTATGTTAATGAGCAATTTTGTTTAATATCTGGCTATAAAGATTTTGAAATTTTAGGGAAAAAACACAATCTTATAAAACACCCTGATATGGATGCTAAAATATATACTAATTTATGGAAAACTATTAAAAGAGATAAAAAACCTTGGAGTGGAGAACTAAAAAATAAGAAGAAAGATGGTACTCACTATTGGGTAGATACAACAATAAATCCTATTTTAGATCATGACAATAATATTATTGAGTTTATTGCTTTAAGAAGAGATATTACTCATGAAGTTCAAATGCGTGATTATTTTAAAAATGAATTAAATATTACTAATAAACAATTTAGTTCAGCATTAAATATTTCAAAAGAGTATGAAAAAGCTATTAATGAAAGTACAGTAGTATCAAGAACTGATGCAAGTGGTAAAATAATATATGTTAATGACCAATATATAGATATTTCTGGGTTTTCGAAAGAAGAGTTAATAGGTAAAACAAATAGAATAGTAAGACATCCTGATAATCCAAATAAGATATTTGAAGACTTATGGAATGTAATCACTTCTGGACAAATATGGCACGGCGTTTTAAAAAACCAATCAAAAAATAAAAAACCATATTGGATAAATACTACTATTGTTCCTATTACAAATGAGAATAAAAAAATTATTGAGTATATGGCAATAAGTAATAATGTTACAGAAATTTTTTATCTTCATTCTGAAATTGAAAATACCCAAAAAGATGTTATTTATAAAATGGGACAAATAGGAGAAACAAGAAGTCAAGAAACAGGAAACCATGTAAAAAGAGTTGCTAATTATTCTAAAATATTAGCTAAATTATATGGTTTAGATGATAAAAAAGTAAATCTTCTTTATTCTGCAAGTCCTATGCATGATATTGGAAAAGTTGGTATTCCTGATAGCATACTTAATAAACCTGGGAAATTAAATGATGAGGAATGGGAAATAATGAAAACCCATACCCAAATAGGGAAAGAAGTACTTTCTGGATCTTTAAGAGAAGTTTTAAATGCGGCAAGAGTAGTTGCATATGAACATCATGAAAAATGGGATGGAAGTGGATATCCTAGAGGTTTAGAAGGTGAATCTATTCATATCTTTGGTCGTATTACTGCACTTGCTGATGTATTTGATGCACTAGGAAGTAATAGGTGCTATAAAAAAACATGGAGTGATGAAAAGATTTTTAAACTATTTAAGGAAGAAAGAGGAAAACATTTTGAACCAAGACTAGTAGATTTATTTTTTGAAAATTTAGATATGTTTTTAAATATCCGAAATAAATTTAAGGATTAA
- a CDS encoding ABC transporter substrate-binding protein: MKYISFLIIIIFFNSCVNTKEEDIKIGFVAGLSGKYSALGTSIRDGFTLAFEEIDYMINNQKVEIIQKDDKQDENEAKKAIEYFLQNDIKLIVGNTTSSMSKVSYQIIDKQTDTLLISPTASSNYFNKKDDNFLRIQVENSDKKFKGLIEYVKKNKNIVFIYDSKNQDYSSDYEKFFKKELQLKWQNSFVEKFDINEPYKNIVENLKIKKIDLIVVIANSIDSANIIQYLKVNDIKGQILASGWAKTKDFISNGGRAVEDVLFSTEYDENSKDIDFLKFRNLFMKTYNKEPSAIETQGYELGKILINKLSKSSDISTLKQRILKQEIYKGLQGNITFDKYGDVTREYFMMKVKNAKYVRIEE, translated from the coding sequence ATGAAATATATATCATTTCTTATTATAATTATTTTTTTTAATTCATGTGTAAATACAAAAGAAGAAGATATTAAAATAGGTTTTGTAGCAGGTCTTAGTGGAAAATATTCTGCTCTAGGTACAAGCATAAGAGATGGATTTACTCTTGCTTTTGAAGAAATAGACTATATGATTAACAATCAAAAAGTAGAAATTATTCAAAAAGATGATAAACAAGATGAAAATGAAGCAAAAAAAGCAATTGAATATTTTCTGCAAAATGATATAAAACTAATAGTTGGTAACACTACTAGCTCAATGTCGAAAGTTTCTTATCAAATAATAGATAAACAAACAGATACATTACTAATATCTCCAACTGCTAGTTCAAATTATTTCAATAAAAAAGATGATAATTTTTTAAGAATTCAAGTTGAAAATTCTGATAAAAAATTTAAAGGCTTAATAGAATATGTTAAAAAAAATAAAAATATTGTTTTTATATACGATTCTAAAAACCAAGATTATTCAAGTGATTATGAAAAATTCTTTAAAAAAGAGCTTCAGCTAAAATGGCAAAATAGCTTTGTTGAAAAATTTGATATAAATGAACCATATAAAAATATTGTTGAAAATTTAAAAATAAAAAAAATAGACTTAATTGTAGTCATAGCAAATTCAATTGATAGTGCAAATATTATTCAATATTTAAAAGTAAATGATATCAAAGGTCAAATACTAGCTTCAGGCTGGGCAAAAACTAAGGATTTTATTTCAAATGGAGGAAGAGCAGTTGAAGATGTTCTTTTTTCTACTGAATATGATGAAAATTCTAAGGATATAGATTTTTTAAAGTTTAGAAATCTATTTATGAAAACATACAACAAAGAACCTTCTGCTATAGAAACCCAAGGATATGAACTTGGAAAAATTTTAATAAATAAGCTTTCTAAATCAAGTGATATTTCCACTTTAAAACAACGAATACTTAAACAAGAAATATATAAAGGTCTTCAAGGAAATATAACTTTTGATAAATATGGTGATGTAACAAGAGAATATTTTATGATGAAAGTGAAAAATGCAAAATACGTAAGAATTGAAGAATAA
- a CDS encoding response regulator, whose amino-acid sequence MINYKFLKTINILYIQNDENIKKDFLRLMDGLFNKVICVNKGKDGIEEFIKNKDETFIFDLIICDIDLPDINGIEIIKSIRNEDLEIPIILHTDNTEQEKLFEVIKYNITDYLPKNSSKKTLIDSVQKASRTRHHDKFMEDIEEDLEELINAINDVALVNKTDIEGNITFANKYFCETSGYCQEEIIGQNHSLIRAKDVNVEQVKDMTNTMKLGKVWEGKMKYISKNKEIFFAYLTIIPIRNSFNNDIKEFMWIRFISTDEEIEQSEFKKKVVQSIHSSRRINLEARAEIDTLFKQLDKCKELECIKGSLFEEKKRVSKFANQIAYYKKELKTKEDNLRIISQNAREKINSLLLKTKKTTPDTKVKSVNNVEVLCTKLNIKNKSINELTKELDNQIDIIEELELQIDHEERNLSLI is encoded by the coding sequence TTGATAAATTATAAGTTTTTAAAAACAATAAATATTTTATATATCCAAAATGATGAAAATATTAAAAAAGATTTTCTACGCTTAATGGATGGCTTATTTAACAAAGTTATATGTGTTAATAAAGGAAAAGATGGAATTGAAGAATTTATAAAAAATAAAGATGAAACTTTTATTTTTGATCTTATAATATGTGATATTGATTTGCCAGATATAAATGGAATTGAAATAATAAAAAGTATAAGAAATGAAGATTTGGAAATACCAATTATTTTACATACAGATAATACAGAGCAAGAAAAACTCTTTGAAGTAATCAAATATAATATAACAGATTATTTACCAAAAAACAGTTCTAAGAAAACATTAATTGATTCTGTACAAAAAGCTTCACGAACTAGACATCATGATAAATTTATGGAAGATATAGAAGAAGACTTAGAAGAATTAATTAATGCAATTAATGATGTTGCCTTAGTTAATAAAACAGATATTGAAGGTAATATAACTTTTGCAAATAAATATTTTTGCGAAACATCAGGTTATTGTCAAGAAGAAATAATTGGTCAAAATCATAGTTTGATAAGAGCTAAAGATGTAAATGTTGAACAAGTAAAAGATATGACTAATACAATGAAATTAGGAAAGGTGTGGGAAGGAAAGATGAAATATATTTCAAAAAACAAAGAAATATTTTTTGCTTACCTTACTATTATTCCTATTAGAAATTCTTTTAATAATGATATAAAAGAGTTTATGTGGATTAGATTTATATCAACTGATGAAGAGATAGAACAGAGTGAATTTAAGAAAAAAGTTGTACAAAGTATTCATTCTAGTAGAAGAATTAATCTTGAAGCTAGAGCTGAAATAGATACTTTATTTAAACAACTAGATAAATGCAAAGAACTTGAATGTATTAAAGGTTCATTATTTGAAGAGAAAAAGCGAGTTTCAAAATTTGCGAATCAAATAGCTTATTATAAAAAAGAGTTAAAAACTAAAGAAGATAATTTAAGAATTATAAGCCAAAATGCAAGAGAAAAGATTAACAGCTTATTACTTAAAACAAAAAAAACTACACCTGATACAAAAGTTAAAAGTGTTAATAATGTAGAAGTTTTATGCACAAAACTTAATATAAAAAATAAAAGTATTAATGAATTAACAAAAGAATTAGATAATCAAATTGATATTATCGAAGAATTAGAACTTCAGATTGATCATGAAGAAAGAAATTTAAGTTTAATATAA
- a CDS encoding response regulator: MINEELLSTLTILYVENEEKEINNFKITFEKLFKSIIFASDGLEAMNKFNDALSDNIIIDLIISEVSLTHLSGIDFLTHVKKVDTNIPFIFTSSTIKTQDLISAIKNGASNYLLKPITKNQIIDEIEKKCLNQKEKKTNSTYINELEEYLNSINKVAIVSIFDDNGKILYVNNFFSEVSKYLEEDLLEQDYRFTYHSDISKTILEEQWNELKKTKSWKGKIKHLSKNNSVFYTNTTITSVLNNKKNKFISINFLTTEEENKKRDYKKKVLYNLQETRRVYNVAQDKIQELKTEISKYEDVNKYEEELINQKELSIRYYKEIKELEKRISNLDSKQRQLSIGINNKIKEITTITQEKINKKTSTENKIKEIQSEIETREELIVRISNEITKRSSKVNEQENRIKV, encoded by the coding sequence ATGATAAACGAAGAACTTCTTTCAACTTTGACTATTCTTTATGTTGAGAATGAAGAAAAAGAGATAAATAACTTTAAAATAACATTTGAAAAATTATTTAAATCAATTATATTTGCTTCAGATGGATTAGAAGCAATGAATAAATTTAATGATGCGCTTTCAGATAATATTATTATTGATTTAATAATTAGTGAAGTTTCTTTAACCCATTTAAGTGGAATAGATTTTTTAACTCATGTAAAAAAAGTTGATACTAATATACCATTTATCTTTACAAGTAGTACAATAAAAACACAGGATTTAATTAGTGCTATTAAAAATGGTGCAAGCAATTACCTTCTTAAACCAATAACAAAAAATCAAATAATAGATGAAATTGAAAAAAAATGTTTAAATCAAAAAGAAAAAAAAACTAACTCTACATATATCAACGAATTAGAAGAATATTTAAATTCAATCAATAAAGTAGCAATTGTTTCAATCTTTGATGATAATGGGAAAATACTTTATGTAAATAATTTTTTTAGTGAAGTTTCAAAATACCTTGAAGAAGATTTACTTGAACAAGATTATAGATTTACTTATCATAGTGATATTTCAAAAACTATATTAGAAGAACAATGGAATGAGCTTAAAAAGACTAAAAGTTGGAAAGGTAAAATAAAACATTTATCAAAGAATAACTCAGTGTTTTATACAAATACTACAATTACCTCTGTTCTTAATAATAAAAAGAATAAATTTATAAGTATAAATTTTTTAACAACAGAAGAAGAAAATAAAAAAAGAGATTACAAGAAAAAAGTACTTTATAACTTACAAGAAACGAGAAGAGTATATAATGTTGCACAAGATAAAATTCAAGAATTAAAAACAGAAATCTCAAAATATGAAGATGTTAATAAATATGAAGAAGAATTAATTAATCAAAAAGAATTAAGCATAAGGTATTATAAAGAAATTAAAGAGCTAGAAAAAAGAATTTCAAACTTAGATAGTAAACAAAGACAGCTTTCAATTGGAATTAACAATAAAATAAAAGAGATTACAACTATTACACAAGAGAAAATCAATAAAAAGACTAGTACTGAAAATAAAATAAAAGAAATTCAAAGTGAAATAGAAACAAGAGAAGAATTAATAGTAAGAATATCAAATGAAATAACTAAAAGATCATCAAAAGTTAATGAACAAGAAAATAGGATAAAAGTTTGA
- a CDS encoding DUF3010 family protein, with the protein MRVCGIELKSNYTVLTVVDFLSDDIVDYIDLKIKKITLDDDENKQSIISYLNEINSFFNNEKVEKIVIKKRSKKGAFSGGALTFKMEALIQLYPNAEVKLISPQALSSYERKNEITYPKNLKKYQEQSYLAILSILFK; encoded by the coding sequence AAATCAAACTATACAGTATTAACAGTTGTTGATTTTTTATCTGATGATATTGTTGACTATATTGATTTAAAAATAAAAAAAATCACTTTAGACGATGATGAAAATAAACAAAGTATAATTTCTTACCTCAATGAAATAAATAGTTTTTTCAATAATGAAAAAGTTGAAAAAATAGTAATAAAAAAACGCTCAAAAAAGGGAGCCTTTTCAGGTGGTGCACTAACTTTTAAAATGGAAGCTTTAATACAGTTATATCCTAATGCTGAGGTAAAATTGATATCACCTCAAGCACTATCCTCTTATGAAAGAAAAAATGAAATCACTTATCCTAAAAATCTAAAAAAATATCAAGAACAATCATATTTAGCTATATTATCTATACTTTTTAAATAA
- a CDS encoding glutamine--tRNA ligase/YqeY domain fusion protein produces the protein MSEKKDFLRLKVEEDLQAGKYNKVITRFPPEPNGFPHIGHAKSICINFGIAEDYEGFCNLRMDDTNPTKEDTKYVEALKDAVQWLGFNWGDKVHFTSDYFPKLYEYAIQLIKMGKAYVDSINEEEMREFRGTVKEAGKRSIYANRSIEENLELFEKMKNGEFKDGEHVLRAKIDMSAANMKLRDPLLYRIRHAHHFRTNDDWCIYPMYDFAHCLSDYLEGVSHSICTLEFENNRDIYNWVLDTLGLELPRPYQHEFARLGINYTVMSKRKLLELVQGGQVSGWDDPRMPTIAGYKRRGYTKESILNFCDQIGIAKANSMVDVAQLEFCIRDDLNKKVPRVMCVLDPLKVTIENYEGSEEIDASYYPHDVPKEGSRKIPFSKEIFIEKDDFCENLPKGYFRLTPTQPVRLRHGFIITCKEVIKDSNGNIIEIKAQYHPNSKSGEDTSGIKVKSAIQWVSSKDAKQIEVRLYDRLFKDEAPEGLEDINPNSLKVIKDALIEPAVITQKPDTRFQFERQGYFYADPIDYSDEKPVFNKIVGLKDSWAKKSVSKENAKQEPKKEVRKEQVVGSETPMNDEQKELFEKYTNELKLNSEVANILARDEKLSSFYEEVLKELNSPISIANIVVTEVARVLKEKQIDELKFNSKQIAQLVKMLDDETISNKIAKEVFEEMSKIGENPITIVEQKGLVQISDPAIILPIIEEIIAKNPDNLEKYKAGNKKLLGFFVGQVLKNTGGKANPKVVNELVGLKLQ, from the coding sequence ATGAGCGAGAAAAAAGATTTTTTACGTCTTAAAGTTGAAGAAGATTTACAAGCTGGTAAATATAATAAAGTTATAACACGATTCCCTCCTGAACCAAATGGTTTTCCACATATAGGACATGCTAAATCAATTTGTATAAACTTTGGTATTGCCGAAGATTATGAAGGTTTTTGTAATTTAAGAATGGATGATACAAATCCAACAAAAGAAGATACTAAATATGTTGAAGCTTTAAAAGATGCTGTGCAATGGCTTGGTTTTAACTGGGGAGATAAAGTACATTTTACTTCAGATTATTTTCCTAAATTATATGAATATGCAATACAACTTATAAAAATGGGTAAAGCATATGTTGATAGTATAAATGAAGAAGAAATGAGAGAATTTCGTGGAACTGTAAAAGAAGCAGGAAAACGAAGTATTTATGCAAACAGAAGTATTGAAGAAAACCTAGAACTTTTTGAAAAGATGAAAAATGGTGAATTTAAAGATGGTGAGCATGTATTAAGAGCTAAAATAGATATGAGTGCTGCTAATATGAAACTAAGAGATCCTCTTTTATACAGAATTAGACATGCGCATCACTTTAGAACAAATGATGATTGGTGTATTTATCCAATGTATGATTTTGCTCATTGTTTATCTGATTATTTAGAAGGTGTTTCTCACTCAATTTGTACTTTAGAATTTGAAAATAATAGAGACATTTACAACTGGGTACTTGATACTTTAGGTTTAGAACTTCCACGACCTTACCAACATGAGTTTGCGAGGCTTGGAATTAATTATACAGTAATGAGTAAAAGAAAGCTTTTAGAGCTAGTTCAAGGTGGACAGGTTTCAGGTTGGGATGACCCAAGAATGCCTACAATTGCTGGGTATAAAAGAAGAGGGTACACAAAAGAATCTATTTTAAATTTCTGTGATCAAATTGGGATTGCAAAAGCAAATTCAATGGTAGATGTTGCACAATTAGAATTTTGTATTAGAGATGATTTAAATAAAAAAGTTCCTAGAGTTATGTGTGTTCTTGATCCTTTAAAAGTAACAATTGAAAACTATGAAGGTAGTGAAGAAATTGATGCTTCTTATTATCCTCATGATGTACCAAAAGAGGGTTCTAGAAAAATACCTTTTTCAAAAGAGATATTTATAGAAAAAGATGATTTTTGTGAAAATCTACCAAAAGGATATTTCCGTCTTACACCTACACAACCTGTACGATTAAGACATGGGTTTATAATTACTTGTAAAGAAGTTATAAAAGATTCAAATGGAAATATTATAGAAATAAAAGCACAATATCATCCAAACTCAAAAAGTGGTGAAGATACAAGTGGTATAAAAGTAAAAAGTGCAATACAATGGGTAAGTTCTAAAGACGCAAAGCAAATTGAAGTAAGATTATATGACAGATTATTTAAAGATGAAGCACCTGAAGGTTTAGAAGACATTAATCCAAATTCATTAAAAGTTATCAAAGATGCTTTAATTGAACCTGCTGTTATAACACAAAAACCAGATACTAGATTTCAATTTGAAAGACAAGGTTATTTCTATGCTGACCCAATTGATTATAGTGATGAAAAACCAGTATTTAATAAAATTGTAGGTTTAAAAGATTCATGGGCTAAAAAAAGTGTTAGTAAAGAAAATGCTAAACAAGAGCCAAAAAAAGAAGTAAGAAAAGAGCAAGTAGTTGGTTCTGAAACTCCAATGAATGATGAGCAAAAAGAGTTATTTGAAAAATATACAAATGAACTAAAACTAAATAGTGAAGTTGCAAATATTTTAGCAAGAGATGAAAAACTTTCTTCTTTTTATGAAGAAGTTTTAAAAGAGTTAAATAGTCCTATTAGTATTGCAAATATTGTAGTAACTGAAGTAGCAAGAGTGTTAAAAGAAAAACAAATAGATGAGCTTAAATTTAATTCAAAACAAATAGCACAGCTTGTAAAAATGCTTGATGATGAAACTATTTCAAATAAGATTGCAAAAGAAGTATTTGAAGAAATGTCTAAAATAGGTGAAAATCCAATAACAATAGTTGAGCAAAAAGGTCTTGTTCAAATAAGTGACCCTGCTATAATTTTACCTATTATTGAAGAGATTATTGCAAAGAACCCTGATAATTTAGAAAAATATAAAGCAGGAAACAAAAAACTTCTAGGTTTTTTTGTAGGGCAAGTATTAAAAAATACAGGTGGAAAAGCTAATCCTAAAGTTGTTAATGAACTTGTAGGTTTAAAACTACAATAA
- a CDS encoding uroporphyrinogen-III synthase produces MDIKEIINSLNLIYYEFDTKKNILIKDVNYSNKYTKLEFFKITYYLSKNNIFFKVLKDKSIQLSQNKFEIKKCFTSFLEKVKDSNKDIFLLNDKKVKGAKNIPLFKIVYTKEQIKLDGYDALIFTSKNSINAIDSINEKWKKIPSYVISEQTAKLVKDLDGNVEFISKTKHGNEFAYELINKLKGKRVLYLRGKNIVSDLINILKANNIDCLDEIIYENRFDESIKKKKIPKNSKIIFTSPSTIEYFFKVFSWDESFTAVSIGKTTAKYFPSNIKPVLADDTSFKSCVDKALSL; encoded by the coding sequence ATGGATATAAAAGAGATTATTAACTCACTTAACTTAATATATTATGAGTTTGATACTAAGAAAAATATTTTAATCAAAGATGTTAATTATTCTAACAAATATACAAAATTAGAATTTTTTAAAATCACATATTACTTAAGCAAAAATAATATCTTTTTTAAAGTTTTAAAAGATAAATCTATTCAATTATCACAAAACAAATTTGAAATAAAAAAATGCTTTACATCATTTCTTGAAAAAGTAAAAGATTCAAATAAAGATATTTTTTTATTAAATGATAAAAAAGTAAAAGGTGCTAAAAATATTCCTTTATTTAAAATTGTTTATACAAAAGAACAAATTAAATTAGATGGATATGATGCCTTGATTTTTACATCAAAAAATTCTATAAATGCAATAGATTCTATAAATGAAAAATGGAAAAAAATACCCTCTTATGTGATTTCAGAGCAAACAGCAAAATTAGTAAAAGATTTAGATGGAAATGTAGAATTTATTAGTAAAACAAAACATGGAAATGAATTTGCTTATGAATTAATAAATAAGTTAAAAGGTAAGAGAGTCTTGTATCTAAGAGGAAAAAATATTGTCTCAGATTTAATAAACATATTAAAAGCTAATAATATTGATTGTTTAGATGAAATTATTTATGAAAATAGATTTGATGAATCGATAAAGAAGAAAAAGATACCTAAGAATTCAAAGATTATTTTTACTTCACCTTCTACTATTGAGTATTTTTTTAAAGTTTTTTCATGGGATGAATCTTTTACTGCTGTATCAATTGGTAAAACTACAGCTAAATATTTTCCTTCAAATATAAAACCAGTACTTGCAGATGATACCTCATTTAAATCTTGTGTTGATAAGGCTTTGTCTCTATAG
- a CDS encoding sensor histidine kinase: MIKRTSLKAKIILYFIIFATIPLLLASSWILFEMYKAKEDSVYNKHLHLVKIVEEASNNIISNIEYVARFIKDSYPSKKHNLIENILNVQKDISTILILDKKGILVDFSSKTLENKVFKGFDYSNSKSFLNIKNSDKEYWSDVYLSNISLKPEISYSLKINENFFAVLIINLSTLNDFASKFKSEDGTSMVRILDQKGIFLANPEKPELISQRITIKNTQLYKEFILKKQEYQQIHFDSINKDDNIGIYGISQKLDWYIIVRESYDSLFKSFNQLLFLISCFILLLIFLSIYFSIRLFKSIWKPLDTVITNMNNMAHDKYHGKTEKTEYIELDNLLKSFIFMQDKIINREKKIFIEIEKNRKKDIQLFEQTKMASMGEMIGNIAHQWRQPLSVISTSATGMKMQKEYNILTDESLNDACETINTQTQYLSKTIEDFKNFIKGERILETYDLKECMESFIELVNPSAKTNNINLILDFQDDIKIDGYPNELKQCLINIFNNAKDALISLNDEDKLIFINTYYEDKQTHIQIKDSAGGIPENILMKIFDPYYTTKHKSKGTGLGLHIAYNMIVNGMKGKVSATNVTYMYNNKKYKGASFDITLNNHLPKNL; encoded by the coding sequence ATGATTAAAAGGACTAGTTTAAAAGCTAAAATTATACTTTATTTTATAATATTTGCAACAATACCTTTATTATTAGCTTCAAGTTGGATTTTATTCGAGATGTATAAGGCAAAGGAAGATTCAGTTTATAATAAACATCTGCACTTAGTAAAGATTGTAGAAGAAGCATCTAATAATATTATTTCAAATATCGAATATGTAGCTAGATTTATAAAAGACTCATATCCTTCGAAAAAACATAATCTAATTGAAAATATATTAAATGTTCAAAAAGATATATCTACTATTTTAATACTTGATAAAAAAGGTATACTAGTAGATTTTTCTTCTAAAACACTAGAAAACAAGGTATTTAAAGGCTTTGATTATTCGAATTCAAAATCATTTTTAAATATTAAAAATTCAGATAAAGAATATTGGTCAGATGTTTATTTATCAAATATAAGTTTGAAACCTGAAATTTCTTATTCATTAAAAATAAATGAAAACTTTTTTGCAGTATTAATTATTAATTTAAGCACATTAAATGATTTTGCAAGTAAGTTCAAAAGTGAAGATGGTACGAGTATGGTCCGTATTTTGGATCAAAAAGGTATTTTTTTAGCAAATCCAGAAAAACCAGAATTAATTTCTCAAAGAATTACAATTAAAAATACGCAATTGTATAAAGAGTTTATATTAAAAAAACAAGAGTATCAACAAATACATTTTGATAGCATTAATAAAGATGATAATATTGGGATATACGGAATATCACAAAAACTCGATTGGTATATAATAGTAAGAGAATCTTATGACTCCTTATTCAAATCATTTAATCAACTTTTATTTCTTATTTCTTGTTTTATTTTATTATTGATTTTCTTGTCAATTTATTTTTCAATAAGATTATTTAAATCTATTTGGAAACCATTAGATACAGTTATAACAAATATGAATAATATGGCACATGATAAATATCATGGAAAAACAGAAAAAACAGAATATATTGAACTTGATAATTTATTAAAAAGTTTTATCTTTATGCAAGATAAAATTATTAATAGAGAGAAAAAAATATTTATCGAAATAGAAAAGAATAGAAAAAAAGATATACAATTATTTGAGCAAACTAAAATGGCATCAATGGGAGAAATGATAGGAAATATTGCTCATCAGTGGAGACAACCATTAAGTGTAATATCCACATCTGCTACAGGTATGAAAATGCAAAAAGAGTATAATATACTCACAGATGAAAGTTTAAATGATGCATGCGAAACAATTAATACTCAAACTCAATACCTGTCTAAGACTATTGAGGATTTTAAAAACTTTATTAAAGGTGAAAGAATTCTTGAAACTTATGATTTAAAAGAATGTATGGAAAGTTTTATTGAACTTGTTAATCCAAGTGCAAAGACAAATAACATAAATTTAATATTAGACTTCCAAGATGACATAAAAATTGATGGTTATCCAAATGAATTAAAACAGTGTCTAATAAATATTTTCAATAATGCAAAAGATGCTTTAATAAGTTTAAATGATGAAGATAAACTAATATTTATAAATACTTATTATGAAGATAAACAAACTCATATTCAAATAAAAGATAGTGCAGGAGGAATTCCTGAAAATATATTAATGAAAATATTTGACCCTTACTATACTACTAAGCATAAAAGTAAAGGAACAGGATTAGGCCTTCATATTGCTTATAATATGATTGTAAACGGTATGAAAGGAAAAGTAAGTGCCACTAACGTTACATATATGTATAACAACAAAAAGTATAAAGGTGCTAGTTTCGATATTACTTTAAATAACCATTTACCTAAAAACCTATAG